One Candidatus Limnocylindrales bacterium genomic window carries:
- the pheA gene encoding prephenate dehydratase codes for MPSRKSLTELRAAIDKIDRRLLELIAERARLCVAVGEAKNQSDRGVLDVGREKQVLTGIRKANPGPLRDDAVEAVFRELISACRALQRQTTVAYLGPAGTYTHEAAVKQFGSSAVFDPCETIAEIFAAVETERASFGIVPVENTTEGAVTPTLDALAETSAKILAEVVLKIDHYLMSRDGERRKLQRIASHPQGLAQCRRYLAENFPGVELLPVASTAAAARLAATERGTGAIGSRLACELNGLKTVARSIQDNASNVTRFLVIGADQKTKPTGRDRTSLVVTVKDRVGILERIIRQFARNKVNLSMIESRPLVGRSWEYRFFVDVSGHASEEPVAKALASLERIALSVKVLGSYPVAT; via the coding sequence GTGCCATCACGAAAGAGCCTGACCGAGCTGCGCGCGGCCATCGACAAGATCGACCGGAGGCTGCTGGAGCTGATCGCCGAGCGCGCCCGGCTGTGCGTGGCCGTCGGCGAGGCCAAGAACCAGAGCGACCGCGGCGTCCTCGACGTCGGGCGCGAGAAGCAGGTGCTCACCGGCATCCGCAAGGCCAATCCGGGCCCCCTTCGCGACGACGCCGTCGAGGCGGTGTTTCGCGAGCTCATCTCCGCATGCCGTGCGCTGCAGCGTCAGACGACCGTGGCCTATCTCGGCCCGGCCGGGACCTACACGCACGAAGCGGCGGTCAAGCAGTTCGGCAGCAGCGCCGTGTTCGATCCGTGCGAGACGATCGCCGAGATCTTCGCGGCGGTGGAAACCGAACGAGCCTCATTCGGCATCGTGCCGGTCGAGAACACCACCGAAGGAGCGGTGACGCCGACGCTGGACGCGCTGGCCGAGACGAGCGCGAAGATCCTGGCCGAGGTTGTGCTCAAGATCGACCACTACCTGATGTCCCGTGACGGCGAGCGCAGGAAGCTCCAGCGCATCGCGTCGCATCCGCAAGGGCTGGCGCAGTGCCGCCGCTATCTGGCCGAGAACTTTCCGGGAGTGGAGCTGCTGCCGGTGGCCAGCACGGCCGCGGCCGCCAGGCTGGCTGCCACCGAGCGCGGCACCGGCGCCATCGGAAGCCGCCTGGCATGCGAGCTCAACGGCCTGAAGACGGTTGCGCGGTCGATCCAGGACAACGCCTCCAACGTCACGCGTTTCCTCGTCATAGGCGCGGACCAGAAGACCAAGCCCACCGGCCGCGACCGCACCTCGCTGGTCGTCACCGTCAAGGATCGGGTAGGCATCCTGGAGCGCATCATCCGCCAGTTCGCTCGCAACAAGGTCAACCTGTCGATGATCGAGTCGCGGCCGCTGGTGGGACGCTCCTGGGAGTATCGCTTCTTCGTCGACGTCAGCGGGCACGCAAGCGAGGAGCCGGTGGCCAAGGCGCTCGCGTCGCTGGAGCGCATCGCGCTGTCGGTCAAGGTGCTGGGATCGTATCCGGTGGCGACGTGA
- the miaA gene encoding tRNA (adenosine(37)-N6)-dimethylallyltransferase MiaA, giving the protein MPGPLPQRVLLVAGATASGKSALAVTLAEKLGAEIVGADSRQVYRYMDIGTAKPEPDLRARVAHHMIDVVDPDQSFDVSAWRAQAMEAIAASHSRGRRVIVCGGTGLYLRSLTRGLFAGPSANPELRARLEEQERRRPGALRERLAIVDPASAARIHGNDVVRLVRALEVYEATGRPLSAHHAEHALGERPFETLMLEVRIDRGELAQRIYARAADMVAQGLVEELAGLRVRFGAGARAFDAIGYRQAAMVLDGKLAARDLVHAVASATSQYAKRQRTWLRGQASTTPVGARAVPDALHHAAQFFSDA; this is encoded by the coding sequence GTGCCAGGCCCGCTGCCACAGCGCGTACTGCTCGTTGCCGGAGCCACCGCCTCGGGAAAGAGCGCGCTGGCCGTGACGCTGGCCGAGAAGCTTGGCGCCGAGATCGTCGGCGCCGACTCGCGCCAGGTCTACCGCTACATGGACATCGGCACCGCCAAGCCCGAGCCCGACCTGCGCGCGCGCGTCGCGCACCACATGATCGACGTGGTCGATCCCGATCAGAGCTTCGACGTGTCGGCATGGCGGGCGCAGGCGATGGAGGCGATCGCCGCCAGCCACTCGCGCGGCCGCCGCGTGATCGTCTGCGGCGGGACCGGGCTCTATCTGCGCAGCCTGACACGCGGGCTGTTCGCCGGCCCCAGCGCGAATCCGGAACTGCGCGCACGGCTCGAAGAGCAGGAACGGCGCCGTCCCGGCGCTCTGCGCGAGCGGCTGGCCATCGTCGATCCGGCCTCGGCCGCGCGCATCCACGGCAACGACGTGGTGCGCCTGGTGCGCGCGCTGGAGGTCTACGAGGCCACCGGCCGTCCTTTGTCCGCGCACCACGCCGAGCACGCGCTGGGCGAGCGACCGTTCGAGACGCTGATGCTGGAGGTGCGCATCGATCGCGGCGAGCTGGCGCAGCGGATCTACGCTCGCGCCGCCGACATGGTCGCGCAGGGGCTGGTCGAGGAGCTGGCGGGCTTGCGCGTGCGCTTCGGTGCCGGCGCGCGCGCCTTCGATGCCATCGGCTACCGCCAGGCCGCGATGGTGCTCGACGGCAAGCTGGCCGCCAGGGACCTGGTCCATGCCGTCGCCAGCGCCACCTCGCAGTACGCCAAGCGCCAGCGCACGTGGCTGCGGGGCCAGGCATCGACCACGCCCGTCGGCGCGCGGGCGGTGCCCGATGCGCTCCATCATGCGGCGCAGTTCTTTTCCGATGCATGA
- the mutL gene encoding DNA mismatch repair endonuclease MutL, producing the protein MADAAPRIALLDDSVVAGIAAGEVVERPASVVKELVENSIDAGARRIRIDYDDKPALRILVADDGCGIEEEQIELALRRHATSKIRTLEELEAVATFGFRGEALASIASASDVEIVTSTRGANSAVRVLASGGRIIERSAAAARPGTSIEVRDLFASVPARRKFLKSPAAEAAMVGDVVRRFALASPAVHFTLVVSGRIVLDAAPVADGAARMRQVLGRDVAASLLEVDARYGSLQLTGYVSAPGEAHGSSRRMALFVGRRWVRDRLLYRAVLEGYQTHLLRGRFPAVALFLDCQPGSVDVNVHPAKLEVRFAEPDAVHRFVAEAVRDTLRRSASPLGRWGLSAEEALRRRAVPQQRTWQREQGGGSASGSAAYQRHAGPAGTLVQPGASASRDETTAAAAMPADATPVPEAVYETAIPGYVSAAPSMPPAPTPQDQVSLDLGSDTSDEALGRFQIIGQVLDGYLVCQGGGEVVLVDQHAAHERALFERLMQAFGERQVARQPLLLPVTVRVGAAAVQDLQRERDSLLALGWEIDEFGDDEVLVRALPAVAAGIAVEPLVEALAADLARSRGIASAERVAEKVMASVACHSAVRVGKHLDLAAARALLREMATVSYHSTCPHGRPVARTLTRAQIERMFGR; encoded by the coding sequence TTGGCTGACGCCGCCCCTCGCATCGCGCTGCTCGACGATTCGGTCGTGGCGGGCATCGCTGCCGGCGAAGTCGTCGAGCGACCGGCCTCGGTCGTCAAGGAGCTTGTCGAGAACTCAATCGATGCGGGCGCGCGCCGCATCCGCATCGACTACGACGACAAGCCTGCGCTGCGCATACTCGTGGCCGACGACGGCTGCGGCATCGAAGAAGAGCAGATCGAGCTGGCGCTGCGCCGCCATGCCACGAGCAAGATCCGCACGCTCGAGGAGCTGGAGGCGGTGGCCACGTTCGGCTTTCGCGGCGAGGCACTGGCCAGCATCGCCTCGGCCAGCGACGTCGAGATCGTCACCTCCACCCGCGGCGCGAACTCAGCCGTGCGCGTCCTGGCCAGCGGCGGCCGCATCATCGAGCGCAGTGCCGCTGCGGCTCGGCCCGGCACCAGCATCGAAGTGCGCGACCTGTTCGCTTCGGTGCCGGCGCGGCGCAAGTTCCTCAAGTCGCCCGCGGCCGAGGCCGCCATGGTGGGCGATGTCGTTCGGCGCTTCGCGCTGGCGTCTCCGGCCGTGCATTTCACGCTGGTGGTGTCGGGTCGCATCGTGCTCGACGCCGCGCCGGTGGCCGACGGTGCGGCGCGCATGCGGCAGGTGCTCGGCCGCGACGTCGCCGCCAGTCTTCTCGAGGTGGACGCGCGCTACGGCAGCCTCCAGCTCACCGGCTATGTCAGCGCACCCGGCGAGGCGCACGGCTCGTCGCGGCGCATGGCGCTGTTCGTGGGCCGGCGCTGGGTGCGCGATCGTCTGCTGTATCGCGCCGTCCTCGAAGGCTACCAGACCCATCTGCTGCGCGGGCGCTTTCCCGCCGTGGCGCTGTTCCTGGATTGCCAGCCGGGATCGGTCGACGTCAACGTGCATCCGGCCAAGCTCGAGGTTCGCTTTGCCGAGCCCGACGCCGTCCATCGGTTCGTTGCCGAAGCCGTGCGCGACACGCTTCGCCGCTCGGCCAGCCCGCTCGGACGCTGGGGACTGAGCGCCGAGGAGGCGCTGCGGCGCCGCGCGGTCCCGCAGCAGCGCACGTGGCAGCGCGAGCAGGGCGGTGGCAGCGCCAGTGGCAGCGCGGCGTACCAACGACACGCCGGGCCAGCGGGAACGCTCGTGCAGCCCGGCGCCTCCGCCTCACGCGACGAGACGACGGCCGCGGCTGCAATGCCCGCGGATGCGACGCCGGTGCCGGAGGCCGTCTACGAGACGGCCATACCCGGGTACGTTTCGGCCGCACCCTCGATGCCGCCGGCGCCCACGCCGCAAGACCAGGTCTCTCTCGACCTCGGCAGCGATACATCGGACGAGGCGCTTGGACGCTTCCAGATCATCGGGCAGGTGCTCGACGGCTACCTCGTCTGCCAGGGCGGAGGCGAGGTGGTGCTGGTGGATCAGCATGCCGCGCACGAGCGCGCGCTGTTCGAACGGCTCATGCAGGCGTTCGGCGAGCGGCAGGTCGCGCGCCAGCCTCTGCTGCTGCCGGTCACCGTGCGCGTGGGCGCCGCCGCCGTGCAGGACCTCCAGCGCGAGCGCGATTCGCTGCTGGCGCTGGGCTGGGAGATCGACGAGTTCGGCGACGACGAGGTGCTGGTGCGCGCGCTGCCGGCCGTGGCGGCCGGCATTGCCGTCGAGCCGCTGGTCGAAGCACTGGCCGCCGACCTGGCACGCTCGCGCGGGATCGCCAGCGCCGAGCGTGTCGCCGAGAAAGTCATGGCGAGCGTCGCATGCCATTCGGCCGTGCGCGTGGGCAAGCACCTGGATCTGGCCGCCGCGCGCGCGCTTCTGCGCGAGATGGCCACCGTCTCCTACCACTCCACCTGTCCGCACGGGCGTCCCGTGGCGCGCACGCTGACGCGCGCGCAGATCGAGCGCATGTTCGGCCGCTGA
- a CDS encoding glucose-6-phosphate isomerase: MIGRGGIASSDLELVIPRLATVLEGLEVRRRSGELAFYDLPYDEQAIAQCRSLAGDLIAEFDDLLVLGIGGSALGTKAVLDAIAPARRARGLRVHVADNVDPDSFATLLASLNPERTAVDVISKSGGTAETLAQLLIVRQWLIAAVGERAWQRHVVITTDPERGPLRALADSEALRSLPVPPGVGGRFSVLTAVGLLPIAAAGIDIQALCEGAQHADTFCSQQDPWHNPAALHAGLLFLALRERGCNIHVLMPYNDSLLRLAEWYAQLWAESLGKARALDGAVVEVGQTPVRALGATDQHSQVQLYVEGPRDKVVTFVRVVQPHQDVPIPASPYGLEELDYLSGHTLGELLNMEQRATELALAEAGRMTSLIELERVDEAALGYLLYMFEVQTLVAGALLNIDPLDQPGVEAGKRLTFAMAGRQGYAADAERVRAMLQRKKDELVLG, translated from the coding sequence ATGATCGGCAGAGGCGGCATCGCCAGCAGCGATCTCGAGCTCGTCATTCCCCGTCTCGCCACCGTCCTGGAAGGGCTCGAAGTGCGCCGCCGTTCCGGCGAGCTCGCGTTCTACGATCTGCCCTACGACGAACAGGCCATCGCCCAGTGCCGCAGCCTGGCCGGTGACCTGATCGCCGAGTTCGACGATCTGCTGGTGCTCGGCATCGGCGGATCGGCTCTCGGCACCAAAGCCGTTCTGGATGCGATCGCGCCGGCACGGCGCGCACGCGGCCTGCGCGTGCACGTTGCCGACAACGTCGATCCCGACTCGTTCGCAACGCTGCTGGCGTCGCTGAACCCCGAGCGCACCGCCGTCGACGTCATCTCCAAGTCGGGAGGCACGGCCGAAACGCTCGCGCAGCTGCTCATCGTGCGCCAATGGCTGATCGCCGCGGTGGGCGAGCGCGCCTGGCAGCGCCACGTGGTCATCACCACCGATCCCGAGCGTGGTCCGCTTCGCGCTCTCGCGGACAGCGAAGCCCTGCGTTCGCTGCCGGTGCCGCCGGGCGTCGGCGGCCGCTTCTCCGTTCTGACCGCCGTTGGCCTGCTTCCGATCGCCGCCGCGGGTATCGACATCCAAGCCCTGTGCGAGGGAGCGCAGCACGCCGACACCTTCTGCTCGCAGCAGGACCCGTGGCACAACCCTGCCGCCCTGCACGCCGGCCTGCTGTTCCTGGCGCTGCGCGAGCGCGGCTGCAACATTCACGTGCTGATGCCGTACAACGACTCGCTGCTGCGTCTCGCGGAATGGTATGCGCAGCTGTGGGCCGAGAGCCTCGGCAAGGCGCGCGCGCTCGACGGCGCCGTCGTCGAGGTAGGGCAGACGCCGGTACGCGCGCTCGGCGCCACCGATCAGCACTCGCAGGTGCAGCTGTACGTGGAGGGGCCGCGCGACAAGGTCGTCACGTTCGTGCGCGTTGTGCAGCCGCATCAGGACGTGCCCATCCCTGCGTCGCCGTACGGCCTCGAGGAGCTCGACTATCTGTCCGGCCACACGCTCGGCGAGCTGCTGAACATGGAGCAGCGCGCCACCGAGCTGGCCCTGGCCGAAGCCGGCCGGATGACGAGCCTCATCGAGCTCGAGCGCGTCGACGAGGCCGCGCTCGGCTACCTCTTGTACATGTTCGAGGTCCAGACGCTGGTGGCGGGGGCGCTGCTCAACATCGATCCGCTCGACCAGCCCGGCGTCGAGGCCGGCAAGCGGCTGACCTTCGCGATGGCGGGCCGGCAAGGCTACGCGGCCGATGCCGAGCGCGTGCGCGCCATGTTGCAGCGCAAGAAGGACGAGCTCGTCCTTGGCTGA
- a CDS encoding DUF1236 domain-containing protein, translating into MRSPISWSVALGVALALAPAASAQSNSPAMGETATPPVGATTPSSAGGREGGTPPAALNMEGVPAPVRTPPAARDGDLGNPPSNLGEGTIGGPPAIREERVAPAANPRSDATGRERPGSEVTREVFTDQTRTAITSFYRDNFERTGTCPPGFAHGANTCAPDARTARTIRVGEPIPASVTVEPVPRELVTLLPPAPAGFVYGYTNGEIVLYELDTREVADSVSVAF; encoded by the coding sequence ATGAGAAGCCCCATTTCATGGTCCGTCGCACTCGGTGTCGCGCTGGCGCTCGCGCCTGCAGCCAGCGCGCAGAGCAACAGCCCCGCCATGGGCGAGACCGCAACGCCGCCCGTTGGCGCGACCACACCGTCGTCGGCAGGAGGCCGCGAAGGCGGCACGCCGCCGGCCGCGCTCAATATGGAAGGCGTGCCTGCGCCGGTGCGCACGCCGCCCGCGGCGCGCGATGGCGATCTCGGCAACCCGCCATCCAATCTCGGAGAAGGTACCATTGGCGGCCCGCCCGCGATTCGCGAGGAACGCGTGGCGCCGGCAGCCAATCCCCGCAGCGACGCCACGGGTCGCGAACGGCCAGGATCCGAAGTGACGCGCGAGGTGTTCACCGATCAGACACGGACGGCGATCACGTCCTTTTACCGTGACAACTTCGAGCGTACCGGGACGTGCCCGCCAGGCTTCGCCCATGGCGCCAACACCTGCGCGCCCGATGCGCGAACCGCGCGAACGATCCGCGTCGGCGAGCCCATCCCCGCCTCCGTCACGGTCGAGCCGGTCCCTCGCGAGCTCGTCACCCTGCTCCCCCCCGCCCCGGCCGGCTTCGTCTATGGCTACACCAACGGCGAAATCGTCCTCTACGAGCTCGATACCCGAGAGGTAGCCGACTCCGTCTCGGTAGCATTCTGA
- the rpmB gene encoding 50S ribosomal protein L28, whose translation MARTCDICSKRRGIGNNVSHANNKTKRSWQPNLQKVHAQVKGASVTLTVCTRCIRSGKVTKAA comes from the coding sequence GTGGCTCGTACGTGCGACATCTGCAGCAAGCGGCGCGGCATCGGCAACAACGTCTCGCATGCCAACAACAAGACGAAGCGCTCCTGGCAGCCCAACCTCCAGAAGGTCCACGCGCAGGTGAAGGGCGCGAGCGTGACGCTGACGGTGTGCACGCGCTGCATCCGCAGCGGAAAGGTCACCAAGGCCGCCTGA
- a CDS encoding Rid family detoxifying hydrolase yields MSKVIRAEGAPAAIGPYSQARMTGDTLYCSGQIGLDPQSGDLVAGGFEAQARRVLANLEAVLHEAGMTFAEVVKLTVYLTDLTNFPALNTIFGELLPEPHPARATVQVAALPRNALVEIDLIAVRER; encoded by the coding sequence GTGAGCAAGGTCATCCGCGCAGAAGGCGCTCCCGCAGCCATCGGTCCCTACTCGCAGGCGCGCATGACGGGCGACACGCTGTACTGCTCGGGCCAGATCGGCCTCGATCCGCAAAGCGGCGACCTCGTTGCCGGCGGCTTCGAAGCCCAAGCCCGGCGCGTCCTGGCCAATCTCGAAGCCGTTCTGCACGAAGCGGGCATGACCTTCGCCGAAGTCGTCAAGCTGACCGTCTACCTGACCGACCTCACCAATTTCCCCGCGCTCAACACCATCTTTGGCGAGCTCCTCCCCGAGCCTCATCCCGCCCGCGCCACCGTCCAGGTCGCCGCCCTGCCCAGAAACGCCCTCGTCGAAATCGACTTGATCGCCGTACGCGAGCGCTGA
- a CDS encoding bifunctional (p)ppGpp synthetase/guanosine-3',5'-bis(diphosphate) 3'-pyrophosphohydrolase, with protein MNVGELIARIKEYDPGADAGLVADAYQYSARMHQGQRRASGEAYVTHPLAVAAIIAEMRLDVPTVVTGLLHDAVEDTSATLEDIRTLFGPEVAALVDGVTKISRLESAPYEHAQAENVRKMLVASAKDVRVLLVKLADRAHNIRTIGHLSHEKQRRICEETLELYAPLANRLGINWLKHELEELSFRILHPAEYEDIRERLSLQKLEREGYIKEVTGLLSKRMEASGIEAEVSGRTKSTYSIWRKMSDQGLRLDDVYDVVAFRCVVGSDRECYDALGVVHMYWRPVPGRFRDYVALPKANGYQSLHTTVIGAYGERLEVQLRTHEMHKVAEYGVAAHWKYKSADGDNSQSEVERYTWLRQILEWQQHLDDPREFLSSIKEDLFGEEVYVFTPKGETLTFNKGDTVVDFAYRIHSEVGNHAAGARVNGRLVPLRYALQQGDTVEVITTEDAAPNRDWLKFVRSPRARERIVSWIRAEERKKAVALGRELLERDLARFQLDLARLHREGRMNELINHFGRRDEEGFLEALGYGRITSRQVLAHLLPDQNLDADRPRRSFKTLFGLLDRSPKPLVMAEDLDEGMIRFGKCCEPLPGEEIVGFLTRGRGVTVHARDCPRLAEGESERMVTVSWQRGATVPRRVRLEIVSRDRPGLLANMSQAIASAGVNIDRAHVRTLGNRAMNVFEVTLHSADELARVQRNLRRVSGVKEVRRLFG; from the coding sequence GTGAACGTCGGCGAGCTCATCGCCCGCATCAAGGAATACGACCCCGGCGCCGACGCCGGTCTGGTCGCCGACGCCTATCAGTACTCGGCCCGCATGCATCAGGGACAGAGGCGCGCTTCGGGCGAAGCCTACGTCACGCACCCGCTGGCCGTGGCGGCGATCATCGCCGAAATGCGCCTGGACGTCCCCACGGTCGTCACCGGGCTCCTGCACGACGCGGTCGAGGACACCTCGGCCACCCTCGAAGACATCCGTACGCTGTTCGGACCCGAGGTGGCTGCCCTTGTCGACGGCGTCACCAAGATCAGCCGCCTGGAGTCGGCGCCCTACGAGCACGCGCAGGCCGAGAACGTGCGCAAGATGCTGGTGGCCAGCGCCAAGGACGTGCGCGTCCTGCTGGTCAAGCTGGCCGACCGAGCCCACAACATCCGCACGATCGGGCACCTCTCGCACGAAAAGCAGCGCCGCATCTGCGAGGAGACGCTCGAGCTGTACGCGCCGCTGGCCAACCGCCTCGGCATCAACTGGCTCAAGCACGAGCTCGAGGAGCTCTCGTTCCGGATCCTGCATCCGGCCGAGTACGAGGACATCCGCGAGCGCCTGTCGCTGCAGAAGCTCGAGCGCGAAGGCTACATCAAGGAAGTCACCGGCCTGCTGTCCAAGCGGATGGAGGCCAGCGGGATCGAGGCCGAAGTCTCGGGACGCACCAAGAGCACCTATTCGATCTGGCGCAAGATGAGCGACCAGGGCCTGCGGCTGGACGACGTCTACGACGTGGTGGCGTTCCGGTGCGTGGTCGGCAGCGACCGCGAGTGCTACGACGCACTCGGCGTCGTGCACATGTACTGGCGCCCGGTGCCGGGCCGCTTTCGCGACTACGTGGCGCTGCCCAAGGCCAACGGCTACCAGTCCCTGCACACCACCGTGATCGGCGCCTACGGCGAACGCCTCGAGGTCCAGCTTCGCACGCACGAGATGCACAAGGTCGCCGAGTACGGCGTGGCCGCCCACTGGAAGTACAAGAGCGCCGACGGCGACAACAGCCAGAGCGAGGTCGAGCGCTACACGTGGCTGCGCCAGATCCTGGAGTGGCAGCAGCACCTGGACGACCCGCGCGAGTTCCTGTCCTCGATCAAGGAGGACCTGTTCGGCGAGGAAGTGTACGTCTTCACGCCCAAGGGCGAGACGCTCACGTTCAACAAGGGCGACACCGTCGTCGACTTCGCCTACCGCATCCATTCCGAGGTCGGCAACCATGCCGCCGGCGCACGCGTCAATGGCCGGCTGGTCCCGCTGCGCTACGCCCTGCAGCAGGGCGATACGGTCGAGGTCATCACGACGGAAGACGCTGCGCCCAACCGCGACTGGCTCAAGTTCGTGCGCTCGCCGCGCGCGCGAGAGCGCATCGTGAGCTGGATCCGCGCCGAGGAGCGCAAGAAGGCCGTCGCTCTGGGGCGCGAGCTTCTCGAGCGCGACCTCGCGCGCTTCCAGCTCGACCTTGCGCGCCTTCATCGCGAAGGCCGCATGAACGAGCTCATCAATCATTTCGGCCGCCGCGACGAGGAGGGCTTCCTCGAAGCCCTCGGCTACGGCCGCATCACCAGCCGCCAGGTGCTGGCGCACCTGCTGCCCGATCAGAACCTGGACGCCGACCGGCCGCGGCGCAGCTTCAAGACGCTCTTCGGTCTGCTCGACCGTTCGCCCAAGCCTCTGGTCATGGCCGAGGATCTCGACGAAGGCATGATCCGCTTCGGCAAGTGCTGCGAGCCGCTGCCGGGCGAGGAGATCGTCGGCTTCCTGACGCGTGGGCGCGGCGTGACGGTGCACGCGAGGGACTGCCCGCGCCTGGCCGAAGGCGAGAGCGAGCGGATGGTCACCGTCAGCTGGCAGCGCGGCGCCACGGTGCCGCGCCGCGTGCGCCTCGAGATCGTCTCGCGCGACCGGCCGGGCCTGCTCGCCAACATGAGCCAGGCGATCGCGTCGGCTGGCGTGAATATCGATCGTGCGCACGTGCGCACGCTCGGCAACCGCGCCATGAACGTGTTCGAAGTGACGCTGCATTCGGCCGACGAGCTGGCGCGCGTGCAGCGCAACCTGCGCCGCGTCAGCGGCGTCAAGGAAGTGCGCCGACTGTTCGGCTGA
- the gmk gene encoding guanylate kinase, with amino-acid sequence MIPRRGILFIVSGPSGAGKTTLSDAALRTFEEGLELSVSCTTRSPRTGERDGVEYHFVSDESFDRMIADGALGEWAEVHGHRYGTPRAPIEKAVAEGRDILLDIDVQGARQIKDVYPDSISVFLLPPDRGTLEARLRGRGTDDEATVRRRLRNACREIASAPDYDFIVVNTDRDDAIRQFVAILRGERARTAHMTEKGLRDLVASFDEATVAEKT; translated from the coding sequence ATGATTCCACGCCGCGGCATTCTGTTCATCGTCTCGGGCCCCTCCGGAGCCGGCAAGACCACTCTGTCGGACGCGGCGCTTCGTACCTTCGAGGAGGGCCTGGAGCTGTCCGTCTCATGCACGACGCGGTCGCCGCGCACCGGCGAGCGCGACGGCGTCGAGTATCATTTCGTCAGCGATGAGAGCTTCGATCGGATGATCGCCGACGGCGCGCTCGGGGAGTGGGCGGAGGTGCATGGCCATCGCTACGGCACGCCGCGCGCCCCCATCGAGAAGGCCGTGGCCGAAGGTCGCGACATCCTGCTCGACATCGACGTGCAGGGCGCCAGGCAGATCAAGGACGTCTATCCCGACTCGATCTCGGTGTTTCTGCTGCCGCCGGACCGTGGCACGCTCGAAGCGCGCCTGCGCGGCCGCGGCACCGACGACGAAGCGACCGTGCGGCGGCGCCTGCGCAACGCCTGCCGCGAGATCGCCTCGGCGCCCGACTACGATTTCATCGTCGTCAACACCGACCGCGACGATGCGATCCGGCAGTTCGTGGCGATCCTGCGCGGCGAGCGTGCGCGCACCGCGCACATGACCGAGAAGGGGCTGCGCGACCTCGTCGCCAGCTTCGACGAAGCGACGGTGGCGGAGAAGACGTGA
- a CDS encoding YicC/YloC family endoribonuclease: MRSMTGYGAASGQAGSCRLSVEVRSVNQRFLDLKINAPREYAPWEADIRRTVASVIDRGRVEVHVSRTLPPRSASVSLQKDVAAGYVKAWKQLQREFHLAGQLDLSLFANRSDLFTSADGSGDPAAEMKELEKLLGKALAAHKKEREREGANLKKDIQGRLKALFAVTKDLEKIAPTVVPKLRARLEKRLSELLGAATLEPARVVQEVALLADRSDVHEELVRLQSHLKSLESLLRSTEPVAKRIDFVLQEVNRELNTIGSKASDLSITNLVVSGKAEVEKLREQIQNVE, encoded by the coding sequence ATGCGCAGCATGACGGGGTATGGAGCGGCCAGTGGTCAGGCGGGGAGCTGCCGCCTGAGCGTGGAAGTGCGTTCGGTCAACCAGCGGTTCCTCGATCTGAAGATCAACGCGCCGCGCGAGTATGCGCCGTGGGAGGCTGACATCCGGAGAACCGTGGCGTCGGTGATCGATCGCGGCCGCGTCGAAGTGCACGTGTCGCGCACGCTGCCGCCGCGCAGCGCGAGCGTGTCGCTGCAGAAGGACGTGGCGGCCGGTTACGTCAAGGCGTGGAAGCAGCTCCAGCGCGAGTTCCATCTGGCTGGCCAGCTCGACCTGTCACTGTTCGCCAACCGCAGCGACCTGTTCACCTCCGCCGACGGCAGCGGGGACCCGGCCGCCGAGATGAAGGAGCTGGAGAAGCTCCTGGGCAAGGCGCTGGCGGCGCACAAGAAGGAGCGCGAGCGCGAAGGCGCCAACTTGAAGAAGGACATCCAGGGCCGCCTCAAGGCGCTCTTCGCGGTGACCAAGGACCTGGAGAAGATCGCGCCCACGGTCGTGCCGAAGCTGCGCGCGCGCCTGGAGAAGCGGCTGTCGGAGCTGCTCGGCGCCGCCACCCTCGAGCCCGCGCGGGTCGTCCAGGAGGTGGCGCTGCTGGCCGACCGCTCCGACGTGCACGAAGAGCTGGTGCGCCTGCAGAGCCACCTCAAGTCGCTCGAGAGCCTGCTGCGTTCGACCGAGCCCGTGGCCAAGCGCATCGACTTCGTGCTGCAGGAGGTCAATCGCGAGCTGAACACGATCGGCTCGAAGGCCTCCGATCTGTCGATCACCAACCTGGTCGTTTCTGGAAAGGCCGAGGTGGAAAAGCTGCGGGAGCAGATCCAGAACGTCGAGTAG